Proteins encoded together in one Capricornis sumatraensis isolate serow.1 chromosome 3, serow.2, whole genome shotgun sequence window:
- the TMEM237 gene encoding transmembrane protein 237, with the protein MGKKQVRPPRALPPVPSAIQDDIPLSRPKKKKPRTKTPLASTSSEGLVQTAVDRPPEGSEPPTKDSIEHQEAPVQRRQKKARLPLELETAFTQKKTASPSLLPNENGINVEPDEEPVIQKPRRKTKKTQPAELHYANELGVEDEDIITDEQSSPEQQSVFTAPTGISQPVGKVFVEKSRRFQAADRSELIKTTEKIDVSMDMKPSWTTRDVALSVHRAFRMIGVFSHGFLAGCAVWNIVVIYVLAGDELSDLSNLLQQYKTLAYPFQSLLYLLLALSTVSAFDRIDFAKTSVAIRNFLALDPRALASFLYFTALILSLSQQMTSDRIHLYTPSSVNGSLWAEGIEEQVLQPWIVVNLVVAILVGLSWLFLSYRPGMDLSEELMFSSDVEEYPDKGIKASS; encoded by the exons atGATATCCCACTTAGTCGTCCTAAGAAAAAGAAGCCCAGAACGAAAACTCCGCTTG CTAGTACTTCTTCGGAAGGTCTTGTTCAGACTGCTGTTGACAGGCCACCTGAGGGCAGCGAGCCACCAACCAAAGACTCCATAGAACATCAAGAAGCTCCTGTTCAACGGAGGCAGAAGAAAGCAAGGCTACCTCTTG AATTGGAGACTGCCTTTACCCAGAAGAAGACAGCTAGTCCATCTTTATTACCAAATGAAAATGGTATCAATGTGGAGCCAGATGAGGAGCCAGTTATTCAGAAACCTCGAAGGAAGACGAA GAAAACCCAGCCAGCAGAATTACATTATGCCAATGAACTAGGAGTTGAAGATGAAGACATAATTACTGACGAGCAAAGTAGTCCAGAACAACAGTCTGTATTCACTGCACCCACGGGCATTAGCCAGCCTGTAGGCAAAGTGTTTGTGGAAAAAAGCA GGCGATTCCAGGCTGCTGATCGTTCAGAGTTGATCAAGACCACAGAAAAGATTGAtgtgtcaatggacatgaaaccTTCCTGGACGACCAGAGATGTTGCACTGTCGGTGCATCGGGCTTTCCG GATGATTGGTGTCTTCTCCCATGGGTTCCTggctggctgtgctgtgtggaaCATTGTTGTGATCTATGTTCTGGCAGGAGATGAGCTTTCTGACCTCTCAAACCTTCTGCAACAATACAAGACATTAGCATATCCATTCCAGAGTCTTCTCTACTTGCTTTTGGCTCTGAGTACAGTTTCAGCCTTTGACAG GATTGACTTTGCTAAAACGTCAGTAGCAATCCGAAATTTTCTTGCTCTGGATCCAAGAGCTTTAGCGTCTTTCT TGTACTTTACTGCTCTTATATTATCTCTGAGTCAACAAATGACAAGTGACAGAATCCACCTTTACACACCTTCTTCTGTTAACGGTAGCCTCTG GGCAGAAGGAATTGAGGAGCAGGTTCTTCAGCCATGGATTGTGGTGAATCTGGTGGTGGCCATTCTGGTTGGGTTATCTTGGCTTTTTTTGTCTTACAGGCCAGGCATGGATCTTAGTGAag